A genome region from Pristis pectinata isolate sPriPec2 chromosome 4, sPriPec2.1.pri, whole genome shotgun sequence includes the following:
- the LOC127569598 gene encoding LOW QUALITY PROTEIN: vang-like protein 1 (The sequence of the model RefSeq protein was modified relative to this genomic sequence to represent the inferred CDS: inserted 1 base in 1 codon) — MDTESTYSGYSYYSGRSKSSHRHGERSRDRQKSRNKDGSRSEKSVTIQTPPAEPLLGNESTRGDETVQDDNWGETTTAITGTSEHSISQEDIARITKDVDDSGLDCTRHLGIAIAAVLGVLVFLSPIAFMVLPQVLWREKLDPCGTVCEGLFISVAFKLLILLIGTWALFFRKPKAQMPRVFVFRALLMVLIFVFVVSYWLFYGVRILDSRDPNYQGIVQYAVSLVDALLFIHYLAIVLLELRQLQPMFTVKVTRSTDGESHFYSVGLLSIQRAALVILENYYKDFTVHNPALLTAAKSRAAKHMAGLKVYNVDGPGNNAAGQSRAMIAAAARRRDSSHNELYYEEAEHDRRVRKRRARLVVAVEEAFTHIRRLQDDEQQKAPGEVMDPLNAAQSIFPSMARALQKYLRTTRQQHYHTMESIPAASAFCGTNXMTPKAFLERYLNPGPTLQYDKNRWLASQWTLSSEEAVTNGLKDGLIFTLKCLDFSLIVVVKKIPFIKLSEEFIDPKSHKFVLRLQSETSV, encoded by the exons ATGGACACAGAATCCACATACTCGGGATACTCCTACTATTCAGGCCGCTCCAAGAGTTCGCACAGACATGG TGAAAGGAGTCGGGATCGGCAAAAATCCAGAAACAAAGATGGCAGTCGGTCTGAGAAATCTGTTACCATCCAAACACCTCCAGCAGAACCACTGCTGGGTAATGAGTCAACACGTGGAGATGAGACGGTGCAG GATGATAACTGGGGCGAAACCACAACAGCCATCACTGGGACTTCAGAGCACAGTATATCACAGGAAGACATTGCAAGGATCACAAAGGATGTGGATGACAGTGGGCTGGACTGTACTCGACATTTAGGGATAGCCATCGCTGCTGTGCTTGGAGTATTGGTCTTCTTATCTCCCATTGCCTTTATGGTACTGCCTCAAGTACTGTGGCGGGAAAAACTTGACCCATGTGGTACTGTATGTGAAGGGCTATTCATCTCTGTTGCCTTCAAGCTACTCATCCTTCTCATCGGAACCTGGGCACTCTTCTTCCGCAAACCAAAGGCACAGATGCCACGAGTCTTTGTGTTCCGGGCACTCCTGATGGTGCTAATCTTTGTGTTTGTGGTTTCTTATTGGCTATTCTATGGTGTGCGCATTCTGGATTCCAGAGATCCGAATTATCAGGGAATTGTTCAGTATGCAGTTTCGCTGGTAGATGCGCTCTTGTTTATCCACTACCTGGCGATCGTGTTACTGGAACTGCGTCAACTGCAGCccatgttcactgtgaaagtgacCCGGTCAACTGATGGGGAATCTCATTTTTACAGTGTGGGCCTACTGAG TATTCAAAGGGCCGCACTTGTCATTCTGGAGAATTACTACAAGGATTTCACAGTCCATAATCCAGCACTCTTAACTGCTGCAAAATCTCGTGCCGCCAAACACATGGCTGGACTGAAAGTCTACAACGTGGATG GTCCTGGAAACAATGCTGCTGGGCAGTCTCGTGCAATGATTGCTGCTGCCGCAAGGAGGCGCGATTCAAGTCATAACGAGCTGTACTACGAAGAAGCTGAACACGATCGGAGGGTGAGAAAGCGGCGTGCAAG GTTGGTGGTAGCAGTTGAAGAGGCTTTTACTCACATCAGGAGACTTCAGGATGATGAGCAGCAGAAAGCTCCTGGAGAAGTAATGGATCCTTTGAATGCTGCACAGTCCATCTTTCCTTCAATGGCGAGAGCATTACAGAAATATCTGCGTACTACcagacagcagcactaccacACCATGGAGAGCATCCctgcagcatctgcattttgtggTACCA ACATGACTCCAAAG GCCTTTTTGGAGCGTTACCTGAACCCTGGACCCACCCTCCAGTACGATAAGAACAGATGGTTGGCCAGTCAGTGGACTTTGAGTAGTGAAGAGGCGGTAACCAATGGGCTGAAGGATGGCTTGATTTTCACACTGAAATGTCTTGACTTCAGTCTGATAGTGGTAGTGAAAAAAATCCCTTTCATCAAACTCTCTGAGGAGTTCATCGACCCAAAATCTCATAAGTTTGTGTTGCGTCTTCAGTCTGAGACATCGGTGTAA